TTGATCAGACCCGGGATCAGGCCGCCGTCGCCGGTGATCTGGACCTGGCCGGTATCGATCTGGGCCAACAACTCATCGACCATGCCCGAGGCCTCCAGCGCCTCGGCCACCTCCGCGGTCGAACGCGGCTCAGCCAACTCAGGCAGCTGCTGACCGTCGTCGTGCTGCTTATCGTCTAACGCCATGCTCATAGATTGTCCTCTCACTGATGAGCACTGGACTTACACGGACCATCTGACACCCCCGATTCGCACCTTGGCGCCGAGTATCCGTAAACGTGAGGTGCAAATCTACAACGCGGTCACGTGTCAGATGAGCAACGCTCGAGTCGAGGCGACGAACTGCCATCTGCGGTCATTGACGAAGCGGTCATACGGATTTCACACTCCCGGTGCTTTGATCGCGATGGCCAACCTCACCAGGGGCGGCGCATGCCCGGAACTCCCACATCGAAACTGACTGAAAAACGCCCACTTTCAGGTCAGGAGATCCGCACATCGTCGACGACGTGCTCGTGACCGGTGATCTGAGCGCGCTGTGGACCCCGATGACGATCTGGGTGACCATCTCGTCGGTCGGCGCCGTGTCGTCGTATGCCGGCGGAATCCTCACCGCCGGCGTGACGGAGACGGTGCTGCTGCGCCTCCGGGATGAGGTCTACGCGCACATCCAGCGACTCGCGCCGCACACGCGGGACCGGTTCGGTGACGGAGACCTGGTGTCGCGCACCACCGCCGACGTCGAGGCGGTCGACAGTCTCGTGTCGTCGGGTGTGGTCTCCGGCGTCGTAGCCACCGTGAGCCTCCTCGTCTACGGTGGCGCCGCCTTCGCGACCAACTGGCAGTTGGCCCTTGTCGCCGCCGTTCTCGCGC
The genomic region above belongs to Gordonia hongkongensis and contains:
- a CDS encoding transposase; amino-acid sequence: MLIDCPLTDEHWTYTDHLTPPIRTLAPSIRKREVQIYNAVTCQMSNARVEATNCHLRSLTKRSYGFHTPGALIAMANLTRGGACPELPHRN